The following proteins come from a genomic window of Canis lupus dingo isolate Sandy chromosome 20, ASM325472v2, whole genome shotgun sequence:
- the MAPKAPK3 gene encoding MAP kinase-activated protein kinase 3 isoform X3: MCPEAPKKESRLSLASEPFQAIKYLPGPSCGHWTTNHRNLDLNPHSSLHKLLYDSPKARQEVDHHWQASGGPHIVRILDVYENMHHSKRCLLIVMECMEGGELFSRIQERGDLAFTEREAAEIMRDIGTAIQFLHSQNIAHRDVKPENLLYTSKEKDAVLKLTDFGFAKETTQNALQTPCYTPYYVAPEVLGPEKYDKSCDMWSLGVIMYILLCGFPPFYSNTGQAISPGMKRRIRLGQYGFPNPEWSEVSEDAKQLIRLLLKTDPTERLTITQFMNHPWINQSMVVPQTPLHTARVLQEDRDHWDEVKEEMTSALATMRVDYDQVQIKDLKTSNNRLLNKRRKKQAGSGSSASQGCNNQ; this comes from the exons CCCCCAAGAAGGAAAGCAGGCTTTCTCTGGCCTCTGAACCTTTCCAAGCCATCAAGTACCTCCCAGGGCCTTCTTGTGGTCATTGGACCACAAATCACAgaaacctggatttgaatcctcaTTCTTCCCTTCATAag CTCCTGTACGACAGCCCCAAGGCCCGGCAGGAGGTGGACCACCACTGGCAGGCCTCGGGTGGCCCTCACATTGTGCGCATCCTGGACGTGTATGAGAACATGCATCACAGCAAGCGCTGTCTCCTCATCGTCATGGAATG CATGGAAGGTGGTGAGCTATTCAGCCGGATTCAGGAGCGTGGTGACCTGGCTTTCACCGAAagag aAGCTGCAGAGATCATGCGGGATATCGGCACCGCCATCCAGTTCCTGCACAGCCAGAACATTGCCCACCGAGATGTCAAG CCTGAAAACTTGCTCTACACGTCCAAGGAGAAGGATGCAGTACTCAAGCTCACCGACTTTGGCTTTGCCAAGGAGACCACCCAAAATGCCCTGCAGACACCCTGTTACACTCCCTATTATGTGG CTCCTGAGGTCTTGGGTCCAGAGAAGTACGACAAATCGTGTGACATGTGGTCCCTGGGCGTCATCATGTACATCCT CCTGTGTGGCTTCCCGCCCTTCTACTCCAACACGGGCCAGGCTATCTCCCCAGGGATGAAGAGGAGGATCCGCCTAGGCCAGTATGGCTTCCCCAATCCTGAGTGGTCGGAGGTTTCTGAAGATG CCAAGCAGCTGATCCGTCTCCTGCTGAAGACTGACCCCACAGAGAGGCTGACCATCACACAGTTCATGAACCATCCCTGGATCAAC CAATCAATGGTGGTGCCCCAGACGCCTCTTCACACGGCCCGAGTGCTGCAGGAAGATAGAGACCATTGGGATGAGGTCAAG GAGGAGATGACCAGTGCCCTGGCAACCATGCGTGTGGACTACGACCAGGTGCAGATCAAGGATCTGAAGACCTCTAACAACCGGCTGCTCAACAAGCGGAGAAAGAAGCAAGCAGGCAGTGGCTCCTCAGCCTCACAGGGCTGCAACAACCAGTAG